The following coding sequences lie in one Cannabis sativa cultivar Pink pepper isolate KNU-18-1 chromosome 5, ASM2916894v1, whole genome shotgun sequence genomic window:
- the LOC115715924 gene encoding E3 ubiquitin-protein ligase BRE1-like 1 isoform X3: MWYLKDGIHAFVLKKLSENGSCRQKTPSELDREVKDLRLAFTELFVKHKSLSSKLQSHRDIDAKNKAELRILRGELQIRVAELEESNCKLAILKARRDAAKGAGFPVLNLGSKHVSSDKVRDKVKDIQDMEIALKELMDQASCRLEEIKGLHEERILILQQLYNLQSKLKNVACISSSQAYLLVRDQIKKSKSEVIQYQASYEKLQAEKDNLVLKERELSVKSDVIDVLRRSAAIENSKISDLRIEIQKQNDERKIIETKVEDASREPGRKEIIAEFKALVSSFPMEMENMQGQLRKHKETASDVHSLRADVQSLSSILDRKVKECETLFARSTGQAAEIQKLQTVVHDLKESTYELKLFLEMFRRESSDSRDILGARDLEYKAWACVQSLKSSLDEHKLELRVKTANEAEAISQQNLAAAEAEIADMRQKLEASKRNMLELANVLKSKNEENEAYLSEIETIGQAYDDMQTQNQHLLQQITERDDYNIKLVLEGLRASQLQDELLMEKRTLEREIQQANSSLNFYDMKAARVEDQLKVCSDQIQKLLGDKFQSSVMLDSTQKKLQDLKRSSEQTCRSLDESQSKIYKSRVALLDLQIELEKERFEKRRLEEELEVLRRKASRLRAQTEGSSIIEKLQQELGEYREILKCSICLDRTKQVVITKCYHLFCNPCVQHIIETRHRKCPTCSTSFGPNDVKSVYI; the protein is encoded by the exons ATGTGGTATCTAAAAGATGGAATACATGCTTTTGTCTTGAAAAAACTTTCAGAAAATG GATCTTGCAGGCAAAAGACACCAAGTGAATTAGATAGAGAAGTCAAGGACTTGAGGTTGGCATTTACTGAACTGTTTGTGAAGCATAAATCACTTTCATCAAAACTGCAGAGTCATCGAGATATTGATGCAAAGAATAAAGCTGAGCTTAGAATTTTAAGAG GGGAGTTGCAAATCAGAGTTGCTGAACTAGAAGAGAGTAATTGCAAACTAGCAATTCTCAAAGCTCGGAGAGATGCTGCAAAAGGGGCAGGCTTTCCTGTCTTAAATTTAGGGAGCAAGCATGTTAGTAGTGACAAAGTCAGGGATAAAGTAAAAGATATACAAGATATGGAGATTGCTCTTAAAGAATTAATG GATCAAGCTTCTTGTCGGCTTGAAGAAATAAAAGGTCTTCATGAAGAGAGAATACTTATATTGCAGCAGTTATATAATTTGCAG AGCAAATTGAAGAATGTAGCATGTATTTCCTCTTCCCAAGCCTATCTCTTAGTGAGAgatcaaattaaaaaatcaaaatctGAAGTTATACAATATCAGGCTTCGTATGAGAAACTTCAG GCTGAGAAGGATAATCTTGTCTTAAAAGAAAGAGAACTCAGTGTCAAAAGTGATGTCATTGATGTCCTTCGAAGATCTGCCGCAATTGAGAATTCAAAAATTTCTGATCTTAGGATAGAAATACAGAAGCAGAACGATGAGAGAAAGATAATTGAAACAAAGGTGGAAGATGCTTCAAGAGAACCTG GAAGAAAAGAGATAATTGCAGAATTTAAAGCCTTGGTGTCTTCATTTCCTATGGAAATGGAAAACATGCAAGGCCAACTGCGTAAACATAAAGAGACTGCTTCAGATGTCCATTCTTTGAGGGCTGATGTTCAATCTCTTTCTAGCATTCTTGACAGGAAG GTGAAAGAGTGTGAAACTCTATTTGCTCGATCCACAGGTCAGGCTGCTGAGATACAGAAATTGCAAACTGTG GTTCATGACTTGAAAGAGAGCACCTATGAGTTAAAGCTGTTTCTGGAAATGTTTAGACGTGAATCCTCTGATTCGAG GGACATTCTTGGAGCTAGGGATTTGGAATACAAGGCGTGGGCTTGTGTTCAAAGCTTAAAGTCTTCTCTAGACGAGCACAAGTTGGAATTACGAGTTAAAACTGCAAATGAAGCTGAGGCCATATCTCAGCAAAATTTAGCTGCTGCGGAAGCTGAGATTGCAGATATGAGACAGAAGTTGGAAGCTTCCAAAag GAATATGTTGGAACTCGCTAATGTATTGAAATCCAAAAATGAAGAGAATGAGGCTTACTTGTCTGAAATTGAG ACTATTGGACAAGCATATGATGATATGCAGACTCAAAACCAACATCTATTACAGCAAATCACTGAAAGAGATGATTATAACATAAAG CTTGTTTTGGAGGGTCTGAGGGCAAGCCAACTGCAGGATGAGTTATTGATGGAAAAAAGAACATTGGAGAGGGAGATTCAACAAGCTAATTCATCTTTAAATTTTTATGACATGAAAGCTGCAAGAGTTGAAGATCAG TTGAAGGTTTGCTCAGATCAGATTCAGAAGCTATTAGGAGACAAGTTCCAAAGTTCTGTGATGTTGGACAGTACCCAAAAGAAATTACAAGATCTTAAAAGATCATCAGAACAAACCTGTAGATCACTAGATGAATCACAATCTAAGATTTATAAAAGTCGAGTGGCTTTGTTGGACCTACAAATAGAACTAGAGAAAGAAAG gtttgaaaagagaagaCTTGAGGAAGAGCTGGAAGTTTTGAGGAGAAAGGCCTCAAGACTAAGAGCGCAGACAGAAGGTTCCTCAATTATTGAAAAGCTTCAACAGGAACTAGGTGAATATCGGGAGATACTAAAGTGCAGCATCTGCCTTGATAGGACAAAACAG GTTGTAATTACGAAATGCTATCATTTATTCTGCAACCCTTGCGTGCAACATATCATTGAAACTCGACACCGCAAGTGTCCAACATGTTCCACTTCATTTGGTCCTAATGATGTGAAATCTGTGTACATCTGA
- the LOC115715924 gene encoding E3 ubiquitin-protein ligase BRE1-like 1 isoform X1, with protein MGSTGEADRKRRHVNPISPTAASAKKQHFLPISEDKKLDIAVLQYQNQKLIQKLEAQKIEYLSLENKFSQLEEKHQPYDSALQVVNRSWEELARDLESCSIHTRETSCKQDVGCMSIVEDESESTFHEAFLSRLTETGATESSSLCDLPKQAEGDHQRAFEQTKNILCNLVAAVDNMWYLKDGIHAFVLKKLSENGSCRQKTPSELDREVKDLRLAFTELFVKHKSLSSKLQSHRDIDAKNKAELRILRGELQIRVAELEESNCKLAILKARRDAAKGAGFPVLNLGSKHVSSDKVRDKVKDIQDMEIALKELMDQASCRLEEIKGLHEERILILQQLYNLQSKLKNVACISSSQAYLLVRDQIKKSKSEVIQYQASYEKLQAEKDNLVLKERELSVKSDVIDVLRRSAAIENSKISDLRIEIQKQNDERKIIETKVEDASREPGRKEIIAEFKALVSSFPMEMENMQGQLRKHKETASDVHSLRADVQSLSSILDRKVKECETLFARSTGQAAEIQKLQTVVHDLKESTYELKLFLEMFRRESSDSRDILGARDLEYKAWACVQSLKSSLDEHKLELRVKTANEAEAISQQNLAAAEAEIADMRQKLEASKRNMLELANVLKSKNEENEAYLSEIETIGQAYDDMQTQNQHLLQQITERDDYNIKLVLEGLRASQLQDELLMEKRTLEREIQQANSSLNFYDMKAARVEDQLKVCSDQIQKLLGDKFQSSVMLDSTQKKLQDLKRSSEQTCRSLDESQSKIYKSRVALLDLQIELEKERFEKRRLEEELEVLRRKASRLRAQTEGSSIIEKLQQELGEYREILKCSICLDRTKQVVITKCYHLFCNPCVQHIIETRHRKCPTCSTSFGPNDVKSVYI; from the exons ATGGGGAGTACCGGTGAGGCTGACCGGAAACGGCGCCACGTTAACCCCATATCCCCTACGGCTGCTAGTGCCAAGAAGCAACACTTCTTGCCCATTTCCGAGGACAAAAAG CTTGATATTGCCGTTCTTCAGTATCAAAATCAAAAGTTAATACAGAAGTTAGAGGCACAGAAGATTGAATATTTGTCTCTTGAGAATAAGTTCTCCCAACTCGAGGAGAAACACCAGCCATATGATTCAGCATTACAAGTGGTCAATAGGTCTTGGGAAGAG CTTGCTCGTGACTTGGAATCATGTTCGATTCATACAAGAGAAACAAGCTGCAAGCAAGATGTTGGTTGCATGTCCATTGTTGAGG ATGAATCTGAATCTACTTTCCATGAGGCTTTTCTTAGTCGTCTTACGGAAACTGGTGCAACAGAAAGTTCGTCATTATGTGACCTTCCTAAACAGGCGGAAGGTGATCATCAGAGAGCCTTTGAACAGACTAAGAACATCTTATGTAATCTAGTTGCTGCTGTTGACAATATGTGGTATCTAAAAGATGGAATACATGCTTTTGTCTTGAAAAAACTTTCAGAAAATG GATCTTGCAGGCAAAAGACACCAAGTGAATTAGATAGAGAAGTCAAGGACTTGAGGTTGGCATTTACTGAACTGTTTGTGAAGCATAAATCACTTTCATCAAAACTGCAGAGTCATCGAGATATTGATGCAAAGAATAAAGCTGAGCTTAGAATTTTAAGAG GGGAGTTGCAAATCAGAGTTGCTGAACTAGAAGAGAGTAATTGCAAACTAGCAATTCTCAAAGCTCGGAGAGATGCTGCAAAAGGGGCAGGCTTTCCTGTCTTAAATTTAGGGAGCAAGCATGTTAGTAGTGACAAAGTCAGGGATAAAGTAAAAGATATACAAGATATGGAGATTGCTCTTAAAGAATTAATG GATCAAGCTTCTTGTCGGCTTGAAGAAATAAAAGGTCTTCATGAAGAGAGAATACTTATATTGCAGCAGTTATATAATTTGCAG AGCAAATTGAAGAATGTAGCATGTATTTCCTCTTCCCAAGCCTATCTCTTAGTGAGAgatcaaattaaaaaatcaaaatctGAAGTTATACAATATCAGGCTTCGTATGAGAAACTTCAG GCTGAGAAGGATAATCTTGTCTTAAAAGAAAGAGAACTCAGTGTCAAAAGTGATGTCATTGATGTCCTTCGAAGATCTGCCGCAATTGAGAATTCAAAAATTTCTGATCTTAGGATAGAAATACAGAAGCAGAACGATGAGAGAAAGATAATTGAAACAAAGGTGGAAGATGCTTCAAGAGAACCTG GAAGAAAAGAGATAATTGCAGAATTTAAAGCCTTGGTGTCTTCATTTCCTATGGAAATGGAAAACATGCAAGGCCAACTGCGTAAACATAAAGAGACTGCTTCAGATGTCCATTCTTTGAGGGCTGATGTTCAATCTCTTTCTAGCATTCTTGACAGGAAG GTGAAAGAGTGTGAAACTCTATTTGCTCGATCCACAGGTCAGGCTGCTGAGATACAGAAATTGCAAACTGTG GTTCATGACTTGAAAGAGAGCACCTATGAGTTAAAGCTGTTTCTGGAAATGTTTAGACGTGAATCCTCTGATTCGAG GGACATTCTTGGAGCTAGGGATTTGGAATACAAGGCGTGGGCTTGTGTTCAAAGCTTAAAGTCTTCTCTAGACGAGCACAAGTTGGAATTACGAGTTAAAACTGCAAATGAAGCTGAGGCCATATCTCAGCAAAATTTAGCTGCTGCGGAAGCTGAGATTGCAGATATGAGACAGAAGTTGGAAGCTTCCAAAag GAATATGTTGGAACTCGCTAATGTATTGAAATCCAAAAATGAAGAGAATGAGGCTTACTTGTCTGAAATTGAG ACTATTGGACAAGCATATGATGATATGCAGACTCAAAACCAACATCTATTACAGCAAATCACTGAAAGAGATGATTATAACATAAAG CTTGTTTTGGAGGGTCTGAGGGCAAGCCAACTGCAGGATGAGTTATTGATGGAAAAAAGAACATTGGAGAGGGAGATTCAACAAGCTAATTCATCTTTAAATTTTTATGACATGAAAGCTGCAAGAGTTGAAGATCAG TTGAAGGTTTGCTCAGATCAGATTCAGAAGCTATTAGGAGACAAGTTCCAAAGTTCTGTGATGTTGGACAGTACCCAAAAGAAATTACAAGATCTTAAAAGATCATCAGAACAAACCTGTAGATCACTAGATGAATCACAATCTAAGATTTATAAAAGTCGAGTGGCTTTGTTGGACCTACAAATAGAACTAGAGAAAGAAAG gtttgaaaagagaagaCTTGAGGAAGAGCTGGAAGTTTTGAGGAGAAAGGCCTCAAGACTAAGAGCGCAGACAGAAGGTTCCTCAATTATTGAAAAGCTTCAACAGGAACTAGGTGAATATCGGGAGATACTAAAGTGCAGCATCTGCCTTGATAGGACAAAACAG GTTGTAATTACGAAATGCTATCATTTATTCTGCAACCCTTGCGTGCAACATATCATTGAAACTCGACACCGCAAGTGTCCAACATGTTCCACTTCATTTGGTCCTAATGATGTGAAATCTGTGTACATCTGA
- the LOC115715924 gene encoding E3 ubiquitin-protein ligase BRE1-like 1 isoform X2 — protein MSIVEDESESTFHEAFLSRLTETGATESSSLCDLPKQAEGDHQRAFEQTKNILCNLVAAVDNMWYLKDGIHAFVLKKLSENGSCRQKTPSELDREVKDLRLAFTELFVKHKSLSSKLQSHRDIDAKNKAELRILRGELQIRVAELEESNCKLAILKARRDAAKGAGFPVLNLGSKHVSSDKVRDKVKDIQDMEIALKELMDQASCRLEEIKGLHEERILILQQLYNLQSKLKNVACISSSQAYLLVRDQIKKSKSEVIQYQASYEKLQAEKDNLVLKERELSVKSDVIDVLRRSAAIENSKISDLRIEIQKQNDERKIIETKVEDASREPGRKEIIAEFKALVSSFPMEMENMQGQLRKHKETASDVHSLRADVQSLSSILDRKVKECETLFARSTGQAAEIQKLQTVVHDLKESTYELKLFLEMFRRESSDSRDILGARDLEYKAWACVQSLKSSLDEHKLELRVKTANEAEAISQQNLAAAEAEIADMRQKLEASKRNMLELANVLKSKNEENEAYLSEIETIGQAYDDMQTQNQHLLQQITERDDYNIKLVLEGLRASQLQDELLMEKRTLEREIQQANSSLNFYDMKAARVEDQLKVCSDQIQKLLGDKFQSSVMLDSTQKKLQDLKRSSEQTCRSLDESQSKIYKSRVALLDLQIELEKERFEKRRLEEELEVLRRKASRLRAQTEGSSIIEKLQQELGEYREILKCSICLDRTKQVVITKCYHLFCNPCVQHIIETRHRKCPTCSTSFGPNDVKSVYI, from the exons ATGTCCATTGTTGAGG ATGAATCTGAATCTACTTTCCATGAGGCTTTTCTTAGTCGTCTTACGGAAACTGGTGCAACAGAAAGTTCGTCATTATGTGACCTTCCTAAACAGGCGGAAGGTGATCATCAGAGAGCCTTTGAACAGACTAAGAACATCTTATGTAATCTAGTTGCTGCTGTTGACAATATGTGGTATCTAAAAGATGGAATACATGCTTTTGTCTTGAAAAAACTTTCAGAAAATG GATCTTGCAGGCAAAAGACACCAAGTGAATTAGATAGAGAAGTCAAGGACTTGAGGTTGGCATTTACTGAACTGTTTGTGAAGCATAAATCACTTTCATCAAAACTGCAGAGTCATCGAGATATTGATGCAAAGAATAAAGCTGAGCTTAGAATTTTAAGAG GGGAGTTGCAAATCAGAGTTGCTGAACTAGAAGAGAGTAATTGCAAACTAGCAATTCTCAAAGCTCGGAGAGATGCTGCAAAAGGGGCAGGCTTTCCTGTCTTAAATTTAGGGAGCAAGCATGTTAGTAGTGACAAAGTCAGGGATAAAGTAAAAGATATACAAGATATGGAGATTGCTCTTAAAGAATTAATG GATCAAGCTTCTTGTCGGCTTGAAGAAATAAAAGGTCTTCATGAAGAGAGAATACTTATATTGCAGCAGTTATATAATTTGCAG AGCAAATTGAAGAATGTAGCATGTATTTCCTCTTCCCAAGCCTATCTCTTAGTGAGAgatcaaattaaaaaatcaaaatctGAAGTTATACAATATCAGGCTTCGTATGAGAAACTTCAG GCTGAGAAGGATAATCTTGTCTTAAAAGAAAGAGAACTCAGTGTCAAAAGTGATGTCATTGATGTCCTTCGAAGATCTGCCGCAATTGAGAATTCAAAAATTTCTGATCTTAGGATAGAAATACAGAAGCAGAACGATGAGAGAAAGATAATTGAAACAAAGGTGGAAGATGCTTCAAGAGAACCTG GAAGAAAAGAGATAATTGCAGAATTTAAAGCCTTGGTGTCTTCATTTCCTATGGAAATGGAAAACATGCAAGGCCAACTGCGTAAACATAAAGAGACTGCTTCAGATGTCCATTCTTTGAGGGCTGATGTTCAATCTCTTTCTAGCATTCTTGACAGGAAG GTGAAAGAGTGTGAAACTCTATTTGCTCGATCCACAGGTCAGGCTGCTGAGATACAGAAATTGCAAACTGTG GTTCATGACTTGAAAGAGAGCACCTATGAGTTAAAGCTGTTTCTGGAAATGTTTAGACGTGAATCCTCTGATTCGAG GGACATTCTTGGAGCTAGGGATTTGGAATACAAGGCGTGGGCTTGTGTTCAAAGCTTAAAGTCTTCTCTAGACGAGCACAAGTTGGAATTACGAGTTAAAACTGCAAATGAAGCTGAGGCCATATCTCAGCAAAATTTAGCTGCTGCGGAAGCTGAGATTGCAGATATGAGACAGAAGTTGGAAGCTTCCAAAag GAATATGTTGGAACTCGCTAATGTATTGAAATCCAAAAATGAAGAGAATGAGGCTTACTTGTCTGAAATTGAG ACTATTGGACAAGCATATGATGATATGCAGACTCAAAACCAACATCTATTACAGCAAATCACTGAAAGAGATGATTATAACATAAAG CTTGTTTTGGAGGGTCTGAGGGCAAGCCAACTGCAGGATGAGTTATTGATGGAAAAAAGAACATTGGAGAGGGAGATTCAACAAGCTAATTCATCTTTAAATTTTTATGACATGAAAGCTGCAAGAGTTGAAGATCAG TTGAAGGTTTGCTCAGATCAGATTCAGAAGCTATTAGGAGACAAGTTCCAAAGTTCTGTGATGTTGGACAGTACCCAAAAGAAATTACAAGATCTTAAAAGATCATCAGAACAAACCTGTAGATCACTAGATGAATCACAATCTAAGATTTATAAAAGTCGAGTGGCTTTGTTGGACCTACAAATAGAACTAGAGAAAGAAAG gtttgaaaagagaagaCTTGAGGAAGAGCTGGAAGTTTTGAGGAGAAAGGCCTCAAGACTAAGAGCGCAGACAGAAGGTTCCTCAATTATTGAAAAGCTTCAACAGGAACTAGGTGAATATCGGGAGATACTAAAGTGCAGCATCTGCCTTGATAGGACAAAACAG GTTGTAATTACGAAATGCTATCATTTATTCTGCAACCCTTGCGTGCAACATATCATTGAAACTCGACACCGCAAGTGTCCAACATGTTCCACTTCATTTGGTCCTAATGATGTGAAATCTGTGTACATCTGA